TCTCTGATCGGCACATCATTCTCCGCCGCCGTCAATAGTATCACACCGCGCGCCTGCCCGACCGATATCGCTGTCGTTACGTTCCTGTTAAAAAACAATTGCTCTACACCAATGATATCGGGCTTATACTCGGCTATCAGTTGATTCAATTCTTCGTGTATTCGGAGCAATCGCTGTTCGGGAGCCATCTTTGCAGGTGTCGTGATCGCTCCATAATGAACAGCCTTGAGTCTTGTTCCGCTTAATTCTACCAATCCATACCCGCAGATCGCTGTCCCCGGGTCTATACCCAATGCTAACACAGAATTCTCCTCTTACTTGCATTTAACCTAAACGTATTTATTCCCCATCTTTCATGCCAAATCCTTCTTTTGACAAAAAGAAAACACCGCTTTTTCCGCGGTGTCACCGTGCCTCTAGTCCTTCCAGAATGCGTAATTTTTCTTCCTCTGATTGAAACGGGATACCGACTTTCAGCGCCTCCTTAACTTGCTCTACGAGCATCGCCTCGTCGATCGCCAAAGCCTCCTTCAATACAGCATTCCCGCTCTGTTTTCCGTAATAGATGCCTATGATACCATTTCTCACTCCTACAAACTGCTCTTTTTTATGTTCCTTACATACATCGTCAACAGAGATCTTAAGTGCAACGACATCCTTATCGAACGAAGTGACCTGCCATTCATGATAAAGCTCTGCTACCTCATCACGCGTCATGCCGATAACTTTTGCCGATGCCTTCTCACGCATCACTTCCGACTCCTTGCAATCCCGATAATAGATCGTCTGCTCAAACATCGTATTTTCTCCGACACGCTCATTTGTTTGCCCGATCGGCATATCAACATCGGGCCTGTCCACACTTCCTGTCATCATCCATAGAGAAAACATCACCATACAGAAGCAAAAAATGGTCGTAACATACTGCTTTTTCATCCTTTCGCCCCCTTCCTCCTTATACCAAGCGTGCGCAAATACAAAATATTTATACATGAAAAGCAAATTACGGAAGAATATTCTTTCAGTAATATACACACAGCATAAAATATGATATAATTATTCGGTATGTATAGCATTGCAAACTCGGAGGCATTTATGAAAAAGCGAATTTCAGTCATACAAGCCGACATTACAACGCTGACGGTCGACGCGATCGTCAACGCAGCCAACACAACACTGCTCGGCGGTGGTGGTGTCGATGGTGCGATCCATCGCGCGGCAGGTCCCAGACTACTTGAAGAATGTCGCAGTCTAAACGGCTGTCCAACGGGCGAAGCAAAGATAACACGCGGTTATCAGCTCCCCGCACAGTATGTCATCCATACACCGGGTCCGATATGGCGCGGCGGTACGAACAGAGAAGCCGAACTTCTCTCCAACTCTTATCGCAATTCGCTTACGCTTGCAGCCGCTCACGATTGCAAGACAATCGCTTTCCCGTCGATCAGTACAGGAGTGTATCGCTTCCCGCTCGAATTAGCGGCCTCGATCGCACTCTATACGATAATCGATTTTTTAAACGAAAACGATACGATCGAACATGTCTACATAGCGGCGTTTGATTCCGTAACGAAAGAAGTCTATCAAACGGAACTCGAAACACAGCTTCCATAAGAAATATCAGATAAGGTGGGAAAATCCATGTTAGAATTGAAAAATCTTTCGTTCCAAGTAGAAACAGAGAACGGTAAGAAAGATATTCTCAAAAATATCAACTTGACATTAAACGACAACGAACTCGTCGTTATTACAGGCCCGAACGGCAGTGGTAAATCGACGCTCGCCAAGATCATCATGGGTATCGAAAAACAGACGTCGGGACAGATCCTCTTTAATGGCGTTGACATCTCCGACTACTCCATCACCGAGCGTGCTCGTCTTGGTTTTGGTTTTGCCCTCCAACAGCCAGTTCGTTTTAAAGGCATTACTGTCAAAGACCTCATTATGCTCGCAAGTCAGAACAAAGAATTGACCGTTGACAAGGCTTGTGCTTACCTCTCCGAAGTAGGTCTTTGTGCCAACGAATACATCAATCGCGAAGTCAATGCCAGCCTCTCGGGCGGTGAGCTCAAACGCATCGAGATCGCGACTGTTCTTGCAAGACAGACAGCACTTTCCATCTTCGACGAGCCCGAAGCAGGTATCGATCTTTGGAGCTTCAATAACCTCATTGACGTATTCCAGCGCATCCATGACAAGCACGAAGGTTCCATCTTGATCATCTCGCATCAAGAACGTATCCTCAACGTAGCCGACCGCATCATCGTCGTTGCAGGCGGTGAAGTACAATCGAGCGGTACGCACGAAGAGATCATGCCTGAATTGATGCGCAGAGCAGACGGTTGCGGCTGCAGCCTGAAAAGGGGGAAAAAATAATGGATCAGAACGCAAAAAACATCTTGAAGATCGTTGCCGACATGGACGAAGTTCCAACAGGCACAGCATATAATATCCGTTCCAACTGTGGTTGCAGCGGACGCAACTCCACAGAAAACATTCAGATCGAAAACAAAACAGACAAACCGGGCATCGACATCATCGTCAAACCGGGCACAAAAAACGAAGTCGTCATGATCCCTGTCGTCATCACCGAAAGCGGCGTCGAAGACCTCGTATACAACGACTTCTTCATCGGCGAAGATACCGACATCACCATCATCGCAGGCTGCGGTATCCACAACTGCGGCGATAACAAATCTCAGCATGACGGTATCCACACGTTCTATCTCAAAAAGAACGCACGTGTCAAATATATCGAAAAACATTACGGCGCGGCAGACGGTCGCGGTGAAAACGTCCTCAACCCTGTTACTGTCATCAACATGGACGAAGACAGCTACATGGAAATGGACACCGTACAGATCAAAGGCGTAGACTCCACGACACGTGACACACAAGCTACACTTAAAGATAACGCAACGCTCATCGTCAAAGAGAAACTCCTCACCGACGGTGTACAGTATGCGAAAACAGACTTCACCATCAATCTCGACGGCGAAAATTGCAGTACGCATGTCGTATCGCGTTCCGTTGCCAAAGGCGAATCGAAGCAGTACTTTGTTTCCAACGTCATCGGCAACAACAAATGTATGGGCCACACCGAATGTGACGCCATCATCATGGACAACGCCATCGTCCATGCCAAACCTGAGATCGTTGCCAACCATATCGATGCCAGCCTCATCCACGAAGCCGCTATCGGTAAGATCGCAGGCGAACAGATCATGAAACTGATGACGCTCGGCCTCACCGAAGAAGAAGCACAACAGCAGATCGTCAACGGATTCTTGAAATAAGAAACACAAAAGCTGAACAGGAAATTCCTGTTCAGCTTTTATATTTCTTATTATCCTATTCGGCTTCTTGTCCCGTTGCAACAACTTCAGTAGATGTTGTTTTTTCTGCCTTCTCCTCTACTGCGCTCTTGCATTTATCAAGCGTAAATCCACCGAGTTTACCACTGCGGAATTCGGTAAGCAGAAGTCTGCGTACTTTTTCATCATCGATCTTGCCGCCTGCACGAAGACAACCGCGTTTGCGCGCGATAGCTTCAAGGACTTCGTAGCCCGTTTCGGGAAGCGGAAGCGTCAATTTATAACGCGCAGCCAATCTTTCGGGATACTCTGTGCGGAGATAATCAACAAAGAGCTCCATCAAAAGCTCACCGTCATATACTTCATCGTTGATAGCACCACTGACAGCAAGATGGAATCCTTTTTCAGGGTCTTCGAACTTCGGCCAGAGCACCCCCGGTGTATCGAGAAGCTCAAGCGTCTTGCTGATCTTGATCCATTGTTTACCGCGCGTTACGCCCGGTTTGTCAGCCGTTTTTACGACAGCACTGCCCTGCAAACGATTGATGAGCGACGATTTTCCTACGTTCGGAATACCGAGGATCATCGCACGAACGGCACGTACTTTGATGCCTTTGGCTTTCAGATGATTGATCTTTGCCGCGGCGAGTTTTTCTACCTGCGCAATAAGCTGTTTGATACCTTTGCCTGTCATGGAATCGATCGCCACGACAGGGATACCCTGACGGCGGAAACAAGCGATCCACGCTTTTGTATGCTCTTCTTCTGCCAAGTCGGCTTTGTTGAGAACGATGACTTTCGGCTTGTTCTCAATAAGACTGCCGATCATCGGGTTGGAACTGCTGACAGGAATACGCGCATCGAGAAGTTCAATGACAACATCAACGAGCTTCAAATTCTCCTTGATCATGCGCTGTGCTTTCGTCATATGTCCGGGAAACCATTGTATCGTTAAATTGTTTTTCTTTTCGATTTCTGCCATGGGTACCTCCTTTGTGCGGATAACCGCATCTGCCAAATCATAGTCATATATTGTTTAATTATATCATATTTATATCAAATCGCCTACCGACGAGGATCGTCATAGTGAATAGAAAAATCGGCAGAACATATCTGCCGATTTTGTTTTACGGTAACATTTTCATACTGTCAAGCGGCCAGAATACCATCATCGCTTTCCCTTTGACCATATCGAGCGGCAAGAAGCCTACACCACGGAAACGGCTGTCCTCCGAGTTGTTACGGTTATCACCCATAACGAAGATATGACCGCGCGGAATGGTGCGTTTCGGGAAGGTGCTGAGAGTCGGTTCTAAAATATATGGTTCGTCCAATAATTCGTCATTCAAATAGACTTTGTTGTCTTTGATCTCGATCGTATCACCTTCGACACCGATAACACGTTTGATAAAATCGCGTTTCGGATCACGCGGATACTTAAATACGAGGATCTCTCCACGTTCCGGTTCACGGAAACGATAGATGAATTTATTAACAACAAGACGTTCTTGGCTGACCAAGGTCGGTAACATGGACGGACCCTCTACCAAGTACAGCTCAACGATAAAAAATCGAATAAAACAAGCCAATACGACTGCGATCAAAATGGAGATCGTCCATTCTTTGATCTGCGTACCGATACCACCGGACTCGGGTTTGTTCATAATAACTTCCTTCCTGACGATTTCTTTTAGATATAAGAACGGGGACTGTCGAAACAGTCCCCATTATCATCTGCTTATCGTCTTTCTTTGATACGTGCAGCTTTACCCGTGAGGTTTCTCAAGTAGTAGAGTTTTGCACGGCGAACGATACCGCGACGAACTACATCAATTTTTTCCAAACGCGGGGAATGTACCGGGAACGTACGTTCTACGCCGATACCGTAGGACACTCTGCGAACCGTGAAAGTTTCGCGAACACCGCTGGATTTACGATTGATAACAACACCTTCGAACATCTGGATACGTTCACGGTTACCTTCGACAACTTTAACGTGTACACGAACCGTGTCCCCCGGTCTGAATGCCGGAATGTCCTGGCGAAGTTGTTCTTTTTCCAATGCTTCAATAATATTCATTTGTTTTCCTCCTTATTTTAGATGTTCTTATCTTTCACTTTTTCGAAAAACAGCGGACCATCTACATTACCCTTATGTATTATACACAAGCCAAAGTGATTTTTCAAGCTTTTTTCATCCGTTTTCGGCATAAATTTTGGCAAATTTTCACCGCTCATGCCTCACGTCCAATATACCCAAAATTCACTTATTTTATTCACCGAGAAGCTTCTTATCCTGCTTCGTAAGTTCTATTTTTTCGAACAGATCAGGGCGTTTTTCGCGCGTGATGAGAAGCGATTGTTTCCGTCTCCACTTCTCGATCTCGGCATGATTGCCCGATAACAGCACATCGGGGACATCGTGTCCTTCATATGTGCGCGGTCTGGTATACTGCGGATATTCGAGGAGTCCCGCATAAAACGAATCCTGCGGTGCCGAGTCGGCCGACCCGAGCACGCCTGCAATATTTCGTGCAACAGAATCCATGATGACCATTGCAGGAAGTTCTCCGCCTGTTAATACATAATCACCGATCGACAGCACTTCGTCTGCCAGATATTCCTGCACACGTGCATCAACACCTTCGTAGTGACCGCACAAAAAAATGAGCTGATCATATTTCGCAAGTTCGATACATTTCGCTTGGTCAAACGTTGTTCCGCTCGGCGCCATCAAGATGACGCGGCGGTTCGAAAGGTTAGTCTTTTGCACGATATCTTCTACCGCACGAAAGAACGGTTCCGGCTTCATCAACATACCGGCACCACCGCCAAACGGCGTGTCATCGACAATTTTATGTTTATCGTACGCATAATCCCGAAGCTGTGTTGCATGGATCTCGAGGAGATCGTTCTCCATCGCGCGTTTGATAACGCTGTGATTCATCGCACTTTCTATCATCTCGGGAAACAACGTAA
Above is a window of Selenomonadales bacterium DNA encoding:
- the ruvC gene encoding crossover junction endodeoxyribonuclease RuvC; translated protein: MLALGIDPGTAICGYGLVELSGTRLKAVHYGAITTPAKMAPEQRLLRIHEELNQLIAEYKPDIIGVEQLFFNRNVTTAISVGQARGVILLTAAENDVPIREFTPLQVKQSVVGYGKATKEQVIYMVTRLLNLPKPPHPDDVADALAVAICTTHAADSRMWGGSL
- a CDS encoding BofC C-terminal domain-containing protein, encoding MKKQYVTTIFCFCMVMFSLWMMTGSVDRPDVDMPIGQTNERVGENTMFEQTIYYRDCKESEVMREKASAKVIGMTRDEVAELYHEWQVTSFDKDVVALKISVDDVCKEHKKEQFVGVRNGIIGIYYGKQSGNAVLKEALAIDEAMLVEQVKEALKVGIPFQSEEEKLRILEGLEAR
- a CDS encoding O-acetyl-ADP-ribose deacetylase translates to MKKRISVIQADITTLTVDAIVNAANTTLLGGGGVDGAIHRAAGPRLLEECRSLNGCPTGEAKITRGYQLPAQYVIHTPGPIWRGGTNREAELLSNSYRNSLTLAAAHDCKTIAFPSISTGVYRFPLELAASIALYTIIDFLNENDTIEHVYIAAFDSVTKEVYQTELETQLP
- a CDS encoding ATP-binding cassette domain-containing protein — its product is MLELKNLSFQVETENGKKDILKNINLTLNDNELVVITGPNGSGKSTLAKIIMGIEKQTSGQILFNGVDISDYSITERARLGFGFALQQPVRFKGITVKDLIMLASQNKELTVDKACAYLSEVGLCANEYINREVNASLSGGELKRIEIATVLARQTALSIFDEPEAGIDLWSFNNLIDVFQRIHDKHEGSILIISHQERILNVADRIIVVAGGEVQSSGTHEEIMPELMRRADGCGCSLKRGKK
- a CDS encoding SufD family Fe-S cluster assembly protein, with protein sequence MDQNAKNILKIVADMDEVPTGTAYNIRSNCGCSGRNSTENIQIENKTDKPGIDIIVKPGTKNEVVMIPVVITESGVEDLVYNDFFIGEDTDITIIAGCGIHNCGDNKSQHDGIHTFYLKKNARVKYIEKHYGAADGRGENVLNPVTVINMDEDSYMEMDTVQIKGVDSTTRDTQATLKDNATLIVKEKLLTDGVQYAKTDFTINLDGENCSTHVVSRSVAKGESKQYFVSNVIGNNKCMGHTECDAIIMDNAIVHAKPEIVANHIDASLIHEAAIGKIAGEQIMKLMTLGLTEEEAQQQIVNGFLK
- the ylqF gene encoding ribosome biogenesis GTPase YlqF, with the protein product MAEIEKKNNLTIQWFPGHMTKAQRMIKENLKLVDVVIELLDARIPVSSSNPMIGSLIENKPKVIVLNKADLAEEEHTKAWIACFRRQGIPVVAIDSMTGKGIKQLIAQVEKLAAAKINHLKAKGIKVRAVRAMILGIPNVGKSSLINRLQGSAVVKTADKPGVTRGKQWIKISKTLELLDTPGVLWPKFEDPEKGFHLAVSGAINDEVYDGELLMELFVDYLRTEYPERLAARYKLTLPLPETGYEVLEAIARKRGCLRAGGKIDDEKVRRLLLTEFRSGKLGGFTLDKCKSAVEEKAEKTTSTEVVATGQEAE
- the lepB gene encoding signal peptidase I, translated to MNKPESGGIGTQIKEWTISILIAVVLACFIRFFIVELYLVEGPSMLPTLVSQERLVVNKFIYRFREPERGEILVFKYPRDPKRDFIKRVIGVEGDTIEIKDNKVYLNDELLDEPYILEPTLSTFPKRTIPRGHIFVMGDNRNNSEDSRFRGVGFLPLDMVKGKAMMVFWPLDSMKMLP
- the rplS gene encoding 50S ribosomal protein L19; its protein translation is MNIIEALEKEQLRQDIPAFRPGDTVRVHVKVVEGNRERIQMFEGVVINRKSSGVRETFTVRRVSYGIGVERTFPVHSPRLEKIDVVRRGIVRRAKLYYLRNLTGKAARIKERR
- the trmD gene encoding tRNA (guanosine(37)-N1)-methyltransferase TrmD; amino-acid sequence: MRFDVITLFPEMIESAMNHSVIKRAMENDLLEIHATQLRDYAYDKHKIVDDTPFGGGAGMLMKPEPFFRAVEDIVQKTNLSNRRVILMAPSGTTFDQAKCIELAKYDQLIFLCGHYEGVDARVQEYLADEVLSIGDYVLTGGELPAMVIMDSVARNIAGVLGSADSAPQDSFYAGLLEYPQYTRPRTYEGHDVPDVLLSGNHAEIEKWRRKQSLLITREKRPDLFEKIELTKQDKKLLGE